Proteins found in one Pseudomonas marvdashtae genomic segment:
- a CDS encoding phosphotransferase: protein MHNPHAQHEQQERSSGSAREDEVTTNDLFSTHFSGLSAIQAQYLARSVFGIDGQASILTSERDQNFKISTDQGRDFVLKATHPSEDPGVTDFQTQAQLHIMNKGPEVQVPRLRPTLDGEYVHRRNIPGSEQSQAIRVIDFIPGAPLYKVQRSARLLESLGVAMAHLDIALKGFNHPQMNHKLLWDIQHLKELSALTSYIDDDKKRERVLEGLKRYVTETEPALKQLPKQVIHNDMNPYNIMVDDESGTRLTAILDLGDMVSAPRVQDLAVLCAYQLAEGDNVLSHAVECIKAYHAVSPLTQSELHLLPKLIEARLLATVLITEWRARDHPENSEYILRNNPSAWAGLRRLEAFGPGQAQIYILEKIQEAGMVV, encoded by the coding sequence ATGCACAATCCACACGCTCAGCACGAACAGCAAGAGCGCTCCAGCGGGTCGGCGCGTGAAGACGAAGTGACGACTAACGATCTGTTCAGCACACATTTCTCAGGTTTGTCTGCCATTCAAGCTCAGTACCTGGCCCGTTCGGTGTTCGGCATTGACGGGCAGGCGTCGATACTGACAAGTGAGCGTGATCAGAACTTTAAAATCTCGACCGACCAGGGGCGTGATTTTGTGTTGAAGGCGACCCACCCATCAGAAGATCCTGGCGTGACCGACTTCCAGACCCAGGCTCAATTACACATCATGAACAAGGGGCCAGAGGTTCAGGTGCCAAGGTTGAGGCCGACGCTTGACGGTGAGTATGTACATCGCCGCAATATTCCCGGGTCCGAACAGAGCCAAGCCATCAGAGTCATCGATTTCATACCAGGCGCGCCACTCTACAAGGTGCAGCGCAGCGCCAGGCTACTTGAATCACTAGGTGTGGCAATGGCACATCTGGATATTGCGCTGAAAGGTTTTAATCATCCCCAGATGAATCACAAACTGTTGTGGGACATCCAGCACCTGAAAGAGTTGAGCGCGCTGACGAGTTACATCGACGATGATAAAAAACGTGAGCGAGTTCTCGAAGGCTTGAAGCGTTACGTGACCGAAACTGAACCCGCACTCAAGCAGCTACCAAAGCAAGTCATTCATAACGACATGAATCCGTACAACATCATGGTCGATGATGAGAGTGGGACCAGGCTCACCGCGATCCTGGACCTTGGTGATATGGTTTCGGCCCCAAGGGTCCAGGACCTGGCAGTGCTCTGTGCCTATCAGTTGGCGGAGGGTGACAACGTGTTGAGTCATGCGGTGGAGTGCATAAAGGCCTACCACGCTGTCAGCCCACTCACGCAATCGGAACTCCATCTGCTCCCCAAGTTGATCGAAGCCCGCTTGCTGGCCACGGTGCTGATCACCGAGTGGCGAGCCAGGGACCATCCTGAAAACAGCGAATACATACTCCGCAACAATCCGTCCGCATGGGCTGGGCTGCGGCGCCTTGAGGCATTTGGGCCGGGTCAGGCACAGATCTATATCTTAGAAAAAATCCAGGAAGCGGGGATGGTCGTATGA
- a CDS encoding aminotransferase class III-fold pyridoxal phosphate-dependent enzyme: MKKDSNMLNSFDAARLGHLPLQQADMIKRRNKVLGPAYRLFYEEPLHIVRGEGVYLFDQDGRPYLDAYNNVASIGHCRPEVVEAITRQASMLNTHTRYLHDLVIDYAERLVGTFPAELSQVMFTCTGSEANDLALRTAKHFTGGTGVIVTQLAYHGVTASVAEISPSLGGGVPLGQHVRAVEAPDTYLFSGEDIGARFAKAVGEAIADLKRHGIKPAALIVDSIFSSDGVFCDPEGFLKEAVDLIRAEGGLYIADEVQSGFARTGSAMWGFQRHGLIPDIVTIGKPMGNGHPIAGLVARPEVLQAFGDQARYFNTFGGNPVSCAAAMATLQVIQNDRLQDNAARIGALIHAGFRELAEKIELIGDVRGDGLFIGVELVVDRKTKAPAKGVADQIVNGMRQRGVLISATGPRGNVLKIRPMLTFNEAHAQQLLMAASGALENL, translated from the coding sequence ATGAAAAAAGATTCCAACATGCTCAATTCGTTTGACGCCGCGCGCTTGGGGCACTTGCCTTTACAACAAGCCGACATGATCAAACGGCGCAACAAGGTACTTGGTCCGGCTTACCGTCTGTTTTATGAGGAGCCACTCCATATTGTTCGAGGAGAGGGCGTTTACTTGTTTGATCAGGACGGACGACCCTATCTTGATGCCTATAACAACGTAGCGTCTATTGGCCACTGCCGTCCGGAAGTGGTTGAAGCCATAACCCGTCAGGCTTCAATGCTGAATACCCATACCCGCTACCTCCACGATCTGGTTATTGATTATGCAGAGCGGTTGGTCGGTACGTTTCCGGCTGAGCTGTCACAGGTCATGTTTACCTGCACCGGCAGCGAGGCAAACGACCTGGCATTGCGCACCGCCAAGCACTTTACAGGCGGCACCGGCGTCATCGTGACTCAACTCGCGTATCACGGTGTGACGGCTTCTGTTGCAGAGATTTCCCCTTCGCTTGGCGGCGGCGTTCCACTGGGTCAGCATGTGCGGGCGGTGGAAGCGCCGGATACGTATCTCTTCAGCGGCGAAGATATTGGTGCGCGCTTCGCGAAAGCGGTAGGAGAGGCCATTGCCGACCTCAAGCGACACGGCATCAAACCCGCCGCGTTAATCGTTGATTCCATTTTTTCCAGCGACGGCGTGTTTTGCGACCCGGAGGGCTTTCTGAAGGAAGCTGTGGATTTGATACGCGCCGAAGGAGGCCTCTATATTGCGGACGAGGTGCAATCCGGCTTTGCGCGAACCGGGTCGGCCATGTGGGGCTTTCAGCGGCATGGACTCATCCCCGATATCGTGACGATCGGCAAGCCCATGGGCAATGGTCATCCCATCGCGGGCCTGGTTGCCAGGCCCGAGGTGCTTCAAGCGTTTGGAGATCAAGCCCGCTACTTCAATACGTTTGGCGGCAACCCCGTTTCCTGCGCCGCCGCGATGGCGACACTGCAAGTGATCCAGAACGATAGGCTGCAGGACAACGCGGCGCGCATTGGTGCGCTTATTCATGCTGGCTTTCGGGAGCTTGCCGAAAAAATCGAGCTGATTGGCGATGTCAGAGGCGATGGACTATTTATTGGCGTGGAGCTTGTAGTCGATCGCAAGACCAAGGCTCCCGCCAAAGGGGTGGCCGACCAGATCGTGAACGGTATGCGCCAGCGTGGCGTATTGATCAGCGCAACCGGCCCACGGGGAAATGTGCTGAAGATTCGCCCAATGCTTACGTTCAATGAGGCTCACGCGCAACAGCTGTTGATGGCCGCATCGGGTGCGCTGGAGAATCTTTGA